In one window of Solanum pennellii chromosome 2, SPENNV200 DNA:
- the LOC107009882 gene encoding uncharacterized protein LOC107009882 has translation MGKSIDIYDIPQLDHNFLEVGSSECREINEEMSVQIPPEDFDAQSQLNPEQHHAFTKIMQTINAGTTAIFFVDGPGGTGKTYLYRALLANVRSRGMIGLATGTNSVAATILPGGRTAHSSLRSLFKTSESTMTNMSKQSGVAKLIRKAKVIIWYEAPMAKRQTIETVDRSFRDIMDIDKPFGGKVMVFGGDFRQVLPVVPKSTRVEIVNASLVKSYLWPLMEKIQFTRNMRARTDPTFSEFLL, from the coding sequence ATGGGCAAAAGCATAGACATATATGACATTCCTCAACTAGATCACAATTTCCTCGAAGTTGGTTCATCAGAATGTagagaaataaatgaagaaatgtcCGTGCAGATACCACCAGAAGATTTTGATGCACAGTCACAATTAAATCCAGAACAACATCAtgcttttacaaaaataatgcaAACAATCAATGCTGGAACAACTGCAATATTCTTTGTGGATGGACCCGGGGGAACTGGAAAGACATACTTATACCGTGCATTACTTGCCAATGTTAGATCAAGAGGCATGATAGGTTTGGCAACAGGAACCAATAGCGTAGCTGCTACAATCTTACCAGGAGGACGTACGGCACACTCAAGTTTGAGATCCCTCTTCAAAACAAGTGAATCAACTATGACAAACATGTCAAAGCAAAGTGGTGTTGCCAAATTGATTAGAAAAGCAAAAGTGATTATATGGTATGAAGCACCAATGGCCAAACGACAAACAATAGAAACAGTCGATAGGAGCTTTAGAGACATAATGGACATCGATAAACCATTCGGCGGAAAAGTCATGGTTTTTGGAGGAGATTTTCGGCAAGTTTTACCAGTAGTTCCAAAATCAACTCGTGTAGAAATTGTAAATGCAAGCTTGGTCAAATCATATCTGTGGCCTTTGATGGAGAAGATTCAATTTACTAGAAATATGAGAGCAAGAACAGATCCAACATTCAGTGAGTTCTTACTTTGA